The genomic DNA GTTGCGTCCCAGGGGAGCCATGTGTTCGTACAGCGAAAGCATCTCGTCGACGCCCGCCGCCTTGCCGGCCAGGGTTCGGACAGGGCCAGCGCTGAGTGCGTTGACGCGGACGCCTTGTTGTCCCAGATCGTAAGCCAGGTACCGCATGCTCGCTTCGAGAGCGGCTTTGCAGATGCCCATCACGTTGTAACCGGGGACGCACTTTTCGCCGCCGAAGTAGGTCATCGTGGCGACCGATGCGCCATCGGCGAGGATCGAACGAGCCGCGTTGCAGACAGCGATCAAGCTGTAGACGCTGATGTCCATCGCCAGTTTGAAACCGTCGCGGCTGGTCTCGATCGTTTCGCGGCCCAGATCGGCGCGATCGGCAAACGCGATCGAGTGCAGTAGGAAATCGATCGTTCCGAATTCCTCTTTTGCTTTGGCCATGATGCCGGCGATCTGTTCGTCGTTGGAAACGTCCAACGGCTCCAGGAATTTGGCGTTAGGATATTTGTCGGTCAGCTTGCTGACGCGGGTTCGGTTCTTGCGTCGCTCGTCATCGGGACGATCGGGCAGGTGGGTAAAGCCAACTTCGGCGCCCCCCTCGAGCAATTCTTGAGCGATAGCCCAAGCGATCGAATGGTCGTTTGCAACGCCCAATACCAAGCCCTTCTTTCCAGTAAAATCCATCGCGACGTACTGTCCTTTCTTTAAGCAATGCGAAATGCAATTCCAATCCAGGGCGGGGCATTGGTCCCGACATCGCTGGATGCTACCTCGATAAAATCAATCGTTAAGATAACAATCGAGTGCCTAAAACGTCTATCAGGCCAGTCGCGTTAATGACTCTGTCGTCGCCCAAGCTGGCCGGGCGGCTCGTCTCACGCAATCAAGCTCTCGCGAAATGCCAAGCAAAACCGACTATTTTTCGTCACATTGGCCCTCGGTTGTTCGCGAGCTCAGCTGTGAATTACTCCGCCAAGTTGCTGCCGGCGAACCGCTGGCGACAACTTTTTACCCAGCGATCAGCCGCGTCTTGGCCGATTTTCGCCCCGGTGCGATCGCGATCGTTCGCCAACGTGGCATGGACTGGGGGCTGGAACCCGCCTTCGCCGCCGCCTCCGATTTCCGCATCGCCGCGGTCCCCGAAGTCGTGATCTCGTCGGCGCTCGAAGCCCAATTTATCGGTCACGACAGCGGTTGGGTTGCCGCTGCGATCGCGTCGAAGGATCGGGCGCCCAGCGTCCTTGTCGTCCAGTTGCCTCGCGCGGCGGTCGATCAAGTCGATGCGCTGCGTCCGCTGATGATCGGGCTGGCCGAACTGGCGGCGCTGCTGCTGCAAATCGCCGGCGACCAAGCCGCTCGCGCTGCGGAGATCCAGCGGCTGACGACGATGTTGGAGATTGCCGCCACCTGGCAACAGCAACGCGATTGGTCGGAGCTGCTCGAATCGATGGCCGAAGCGGCGACGCAATTGTTGGACGCTCAACGGGCCAGCATCTTCTTGTGGGACCGCCGCCGGTCGCTGTTGGTCGGCCGTCCGGCGATGGGCGTCGAGGGAGGCCAATTGGAAGTCGACGATTCGGCCGGAATCGTGGGGGCGGTGCTCGGTTCGGGAACCGCGAAACGTTGGGATGCGTCGGACAGCGAATCGGAAGTCAATCGCAAGCCGGACGCTCAGTTACAGTTCCAGACGACGTCGTTGGTGGCGGTACCGCTGAACAACCGCAACGGCAAGCGGATGGGAGTCTTCGAGGTGATCAACAAACGCGATGGGCGTTTCACCGATCAAGATGAACAGGTTCTGAAGGAGTTGGCGGTGCATGCAGCCGCGGCGATCGAGAACTCTCAAGAGCGAGAGCGTTTGGCGCAGAACTGCGACAAGCTGGCTCTTGCGGTGGCGGAGAACGTCCAAGTGATCGGGGAGAGTCCAGCGATCGTGACGCTGCGAAAGACGAGCGATCGCGTTGCGAAAACCGATCTGTCGGTCTTGATCCTCGGCGAAAACGGAACCGGCAAAGAGGTCCTGGCCCGTTCGATTCATCTTTCGGGAGCCCGGCGCCACGAGCCATTTATCGCCGTCAACTGCGCCGCGATCGTCGAAACGCTGTTGGAAAGCGAGTTGTTCGGTCACGAGAAGGGAGCGTTCACCGACGCGCACGAAGCGCGCGCCGGCAAGTTCGAGATCGCCAATGGTGGCACGTTGTTTCTGGACGAAATCGGCGACATGAGTCTCAGCGGACAGGCGAAACTGCTGCGTGCGCTCGAGGAAAAGGTGGTCGTTCGCGTCGGCGGCTTCACGCCGATCTCGACCGATGTCCGCGTCTTGGCGGCGACCAATCAACCGCTGGCCGAATTGGTCCGCCAAAAAAGGTTTCGCGAAGACCTCTTCTTCCGCTTGAACGTTGTCACTTTAAAGCTGCCGCCGCTACGCGAACGGGGCGACGACATCTTGCTGCTGGCTCAACATTTTCTGGAAGACTTCGCACACAAGCAGGGACACCGCGTGCCGACGCTTTCAGCCGCCGCCGCCCGCGCGCTGCGATCTCATCTGTGGCCGGGCAACATCCGCGAGCTGCGGAACCTGATCGAACGCGTCAGTTATCTGTGCACATCCGACGTGATCCAGCCGTCGGACCTCAGTTTTTCGCAAAGCCCGAGCGAACAATCCGACGCCCAGCGGTTGGCCAACAAGTCGCTGAACGAAGCGACTCGGCAGTTCCAAATCCAGCACATCCAATCGGCGATCCAACGCGCCGGGCGGAATATGACCGAAGCCGCCGCGATGCTGGGCCTGCACCGCAGCAACCTGTACCGCAAAATGAAGCAATTGGATCTCGAAACGATCGACGATTGAATCCGTCACCCACAGGCACCATCGCAATACCGTTAAACGAAGCGTAGTGGACGAGGCTACGAGTCGTTTTGCATCAGACCAAATCGCCGGGACTCGTAACCTCGTCCACTACGTCCCGCCGCTAATTCTTTCCACGGTCCGAGGCTCCTTCATGGAACGGTATTGGGCCTAATCGGTATTCGAGCTCCAGGTATCAGCCGCTGGCGCGATAGCGGCTTGTCGGTTTAGTCACAACGAGCTTGCTTGCATTAGCCGTTTGGGCGTTAGCCAAATGGCACTCATTTTCACATTCCGGTAACATTTCCCTTCCCACCACATGTGATTGGCACTGAATTTGCGCTAGCGGTTTGGTTTTCTTTTGACTGCCAGAAAAAGCCATTCCATGTCGAGCGATGCAAGAACTCAGAACCTTAGTGCGGCTTTCGAACTGCTCAAACAGTGGACGGACATCGGCGATGCCGATGTGTTTGAAGAGCTTGGGCCAGCGGCCGTCTATAAAACAAGTGTAGTTCTGTGGCTGATGCTCTTCCAACGCCTCAACCCCAAGGCGAGCCTGCGAGATGCCGTGCTCCACTTTATCGCAACGGCTCCCTCGGAACTCAAGACGAACAAGCGACTTCGTGAGGGTTCGCTTTCGACGAAGAGCAGCAGTTACAGTGATGCACGACATCGGCTCAGCTTGAAGGCAGCTCATTGGTTCCAAGAGCGTGTCGCATCGTCGATCGTTAACTCGACGGCGCCGACATGGGGTGACAGGCGTGTGTTCTTGATCGATGGAACGACCTTTACACTGGCTCCAGTGGCCGAGCTTCAGGCCGCTTACCCACCCGCCTCTAACCAGTACGGCGAAAGTGTGTGGCCAATCGCGTATGTGGTTTTCGCACATGAACTCAGCTCGGGGGCAGCAGTGCCTGAGGAGATTGGAGCTATGTATGGCCCAAACGCCGTCTCAGAAACTCGGCTTGCTCAAACTCTCATGAAGCGACTCCCGGCTAAATCCATCATCATGGCCGACGCTGGGTTCGGAATATTTTCGACTGCTTATCATGCCCATTTGAATGGACACAATTTTGTTCTACGGCTAAAGAAAGATCGATTCAATCGAATTCGGAAGCGGGCAGAGCTAATCCATTCGACAGCCACTTCGAAAAGCTACCGGGTGTCCTGGACTCCTTCGGCCAAGGAACGAGTAACCAATCCAGACCTCCCATCCGACTGTGTCATAGCGGCGATGATCCATGAATTGAAGATCGGGGAAGATATCCTCTACCTCGTCGAGGATATCGATGCGACGCCCAAGCAACTGCGCGATCTGTACTGGAAACGCAACGATATCGAAGTCGATATCCGCAACATCAAACTGGTAATCGGTACCGAAGAGATCCGAGCGAAGTCGAAGGAGATGTTTCTCAAAGAGTTCGCCTTGTCGATGGTCGCGTACAATTTGGCGACCCAATTGCGTCGCCAAGCCGCAGTGATTGCCGAGTGTGAGCCACGGGAATTAAGCTTTACGGGCGCGTGGTCTGTCTACCGTCACATGCTGCAGGGGATTGAAGTCAGTGACCCCGGTCGTTGGATCGAACGTTTGGGTCGCGTGCTGCACTACGCCTCAAAGCAAAAGCTCCCCAATCGCCCAGGACGCAGTTATCCACGCGAGGCCTACGCCCGCCGCCCCAAAACCACCCACTTCCAGAAACGAAGAAAGAAAAGTAAACCCAACGATCCAGAAGACCCAACGTCAAAGTGAGTGCCATTGGGCGTTAGCCCCGGTTTATTGGCAGCGGAACCGGGGCTAACGCCCAAACGGCTGATTAAACCGACAAGCTCATAGCGTCCGGTTCATCTGCTAGCCGGACGCTATCGCGCCAGCGGCTGATTTGCTTCGTCGCAATCGCGGTTTCGCCCCGCGGTTGCCGCGGGGGACAGGTTGTCGGTGCCGCCAACACCCTTTAAGCTGACGCCTAAACCAACTCATAATCCACGCTGGCAGAAATTCCCTCTGCCCGTTCAACTCCCAGCCGGAGCGTTCCGTTGAAAATTGCAACGTTTGAAACAACTAAAGGTACCATTCGTATCGAACTGTTCCCCGAACAGACACCAAAGACCGTCGAGAACTTCGAGACCTTGGTCGGCAAAGGTTTTTACGATGGTCTGAGCTTCCATCGCGTGATCCCCGACTTCATGATCCAAGGTGGTTGCCCGCAAGGGACCGGCACCGGCGGACCTGGTTACAACTTCGAAGACGAATTTGTTCCCGAACTGCGTCACGATGGTCCCGGCGTTTTGTCGATGGCCAACGCCGGACCAAACACCAACGGTTCGCAGTTCTTCATCACGCACGTCGCTTGCCCTCACTTGGACGGCAAACACAGCGTGTTCGGTAAAGTCATCGAAGGCCAAGACGTTGTCGATTCGATCGCTCAAGGCGATAAGATGGACAAAGTTACGGTTTCGGACGAATAGAAATCGAACCATGGCGCGTCGAAATCGAAACTCGGCGAAGATGAATCCCCGCAGCGGTGCGGTCTCCAAGCCGCTGTTGGCGGCCCTGGCGATCTTGATCGTCGCCGCCGTTGGGATCTGGTTCTTTACGCGTCCGAGGGTCGATGTCCAGCAGACGTTGACCCAGCTGCGGACCGCCGTCGGGCAGATTGAAAATCTCGAAGTCGATCCGGCGCAACAAACGCTGTTGGCGATCCAACCGCTGTTCCCCGACGATCCCAGTCTGCAGCAGAACCTCGCCGTCAATGCGGTCTCCCGCTTGCGGCAACTGGCTGGGACGATCGACAACGTCAGTCTCGATCCCGAGGTTGTCGAAGCGGCACGCCAGCAGTTTCCTGCCGCGGTCAGCGAGGCCCAGCAGAATATCGACAGCTTCGCCGCATTGGCTGGCGAAAACGCCGTCGCCGCTTGGCTCCACTCACGCCTGCTGCAAGTCCAGGCCTCTCAAGTCGATCCGTCGCAGGCGACGCAGCTGGCCGCGGAAAACGTTCGGTTTCTGACCGACACACTGGCCGAGCATCCCGATTGGTTGACGCTTGTTGGGCCGCTGACGACCGCCTTGGATGAATCGAGCGACGACTCGCTTTCACAAAGCGTTTTGCCGACGCTGATCGCGGCGAGCGAGGCGAATCCTCGCAATCTTTATGCCGTGATGCAGGCGATCAGCGTCGCGGTCAAGCAGCGTGATCCGGCGGCGACGGGACTGTTGCAGCGATCGAAACAGCTAGCCGAACCGCTGGTGCCGGAGACCTCCACAATCGCCGCCTCGTTGGGGATGGAGCCGTTGGATGTTGCCGATCGCGTGATCCAGGCGATCGCCGATGACGATTGGCAGCAGGCCGGACTGTACACAAACTATTGGATCAACCTGCACAAAGGGACGGCTGCCTATCGCACCGACTTGCGACTGGCGACGCCTCACGAACTCGATTTCCTGTCGTTTGATCTGTCGCGGCGACTGGGAGCGCAGTGGGCTGCGGCGGATCGCGAAACCACACCGCCGATTCCGATCGGCTTCGATATTCAAAGCGTCACCGAAACCGCGGGGACTGCGGCGAAGCAAGTCGCTTGGGTCGACTTCGATATCGACGGGACAGCGGAACTGGCGGTCCTCGACGAAGACGGTTTGAGCATCCTGCAACGCGAAGACGAGCGTTGGCAAAGGATCGCCACCGCGACGGTTCCTGCGGACAGCCAGCGTTTTGTCGTCGCCGATCTGTTTCTCGTCGATTCGAGCGATCGCAATCGGTTGCGGAAGTCGCGCGTTCAGACGACGGAAGTGAGCGACGCCCGCCGCGCCAATCAACACGATACGTTTCGCAGCTTCGTCGTCTCCGGCCCCGCCGGGGTGACGGTGTTGCAAGCCAATCCGGAGGCGACCGATCCGCAGCAGCGGTTGCGGGAACCGGAAAAGCCGACGAATCTGGAATCGATCTCCGGCGTGACCGCTTCGATCGCCTGCGATATCGATGCCGATGGCGATATCGATCTCGTCTTCGGGACCGAGACCGAGGGCGTGCAGATCTGGATCAATCGCGGGAACATGACCTTTTTTCCCGTCGCCGCGCACAGCCAATTACCGCCGTCGGACAATCCGGCGATCGATTTTGCGTTTGTCGATTTCGACCGCGATCTCGATCTCGATCTGCTGACCGTTTTGCGCGACGGAACGGTCGGAGTGCTCGAGAATTTGCTGCATTTGCAGTTCCGTTGGCAACCGAAAGATTGGCAATCCGGCGACGGCGGGGTGGCGACAAGGATCGCTGTCGGCGACATCGACGGCAATGTCTCGTGGGATCCGATCATCGCAGCGGGGGACGGGCTGCAGGTGGTCTTCAGCGAAACAAGCGACATCGGCGTTTGGAAAGAGATCGGTCGGGCGAAGTCGCCGTTGGCCGGGGCGCAATTTGTGACCAGCGAGTTTAACAACGACGCTTGGTTGGATCTCGTCGCTTGGAACGAAGCCGGCTTTGCGATCGATAGCCTCGGCTTCGATGGCGTTACCACTTCGCTGGGCGAATTTGCGATCGAATCCGGCGCGGCGATTCGCGACGTCAGCCCAGGCGACTGGGATGGCGATGGACGAATCGATCTGGCGGTCGCCAGCGACGACGGCGTTTGGATCGCCAGCAACACGACGCAGGGAACGGGCAATTATCTGCGAGCCAGTTTTAAGGGGATCGATGACAACGCCAGCGGCCGCGTGAATCATTACGCGATCGGATCGGTTCTGGAACTCCGCTACGGCCCCTACTACCGCGCTCAAGTCATCACCGAGCCGATCTCTCATTTTGGGATGGGGACCGAATCCGAAGCGATCACGCTGCGAGCGATCCTTCCCAATGGAGTCACGCAAAGCGTCGTCCAGCCCGCGGCGAATCAGATCCTTTACGAACAGCAAACGCTCAAGGGATCATGTCCCTATCTTTACAGTTGGGATGGAGAGAAGTTCGCCTTCGTCACCGATTGTCTGTGGGCGGCGCCGCTGGGACTGCAAGTTGCCCCCGGGAAAGTTGTACCCGATCGGCCCTGGGAATATCTGAAAGTCGATGGTCGCTTCGTCCAACCGAGAGATGGATTTTATGAGCTGCGGATCACCGAGGAGCTTTGGGAACTGGCCTACTTCGACCATCTGCAACTGACAGCGATCGATCATCCCGCCGACGTCGAGATCTTTACTAACGAGAAGGTTGGCCCGCCGAGCATCGCCGAGCACAAGATCCACGCGTTGGATCAGGATTGCATCCAACCGGTTCGATCGGCTGTCGATTCCTCGGGGGACGATGTCACCAATTTACTGAAGCACGCCGACGAGGATTACGTCCAAGGATTCCGTGAACAATATTGCCAGGGATTGTGCGTGCCGCACTGGATCGAATTGGATCTGGCCGACATCGACCCGGCCGCCGAACGATTGTCGCTGGTGCTGACCGGATGGATCTTCCCCACCGATACGACACTCAATATCCAGATCGCTCAGAATCCCGATTTGGCGAGCGTCGTGTATCCCGTTTTGGAAGTTCCCGACGGCAATGGCGGCTGGCAGACAGCGATCCCTTACATCGGATTCCCCGGCGGGAAGACGAAGACGATCGTCGTCGACATCACCGGCAAATTGAATCCCGACGATCGCCGAGTGCGGATTCGCACGTCGGCTCAGATCTATTGGGACCAAGCGGTTGTCGCCGTCGATCCGCCCGAAGTCGAGACGCGGCAATACGCTTTGAATCTGCAATCGGCATCGCTCGGCTTCCATGGCTATTCGGCTCAACTGCCGCGGCAATCGACTCAGCCGCATCGCTACGATTACGAGGACGTAGCGACAGCGCCGAAGTGGCCTCCGCTGAGCGGAACGCTAACGCAGTATGGCGACGTGTTGGCGAAGCTGACCAAGTGGGATGACGACATGGTCGTGATGGCGGCTGGCGACGAGATGCGACTCCGCTTTCCCGTTCCCGACGCCCCGATCCCCGCGGGCTGGAAGCGGGATTTTGTTCTGCACTGCGTCGGGTGGGATAAAGATGCCGACCTGCACACGTTGGCTGGCCAAACGACGGGACCGCTACCGTTTCGAGCGATGAGTGCTTACCCGCCACCGATCACTCAGGTAGGCGAAGCGGAAGCGGCACAACAGCGGAATGCCGCGACGCAGACTCGCAGCCAACGGTACCGCGAGTTTTGGCAGCGTCCAGCGGTTCCAGGTCTATAGAGAACCGGGCACCGGGCCGTCGCTGCCGAAACGATTCTGCAAGCGACGGCGATCGAGAAGGAGCTCTCGAGAAGAAACAGGCGAGAGAACGGCGGCTGTTCGACAGCCGCTGTTTCGCATTCACCAAGCGGTTATTTAACGTTTTCCGCGATCCAGTTCGGTTCCAGCAGCCAGACCAGCAGCGCCTTTTGAGCGTGCATGCGGTTGCCTGCTTGTTGCACGATCGCACTCTGCGGGCTTTCGATCACGCCATCGGTGATTTCTTCGCCGCGAACGGCTGGCAGGCAGTGCAGGATCTGACATTCCTTGGGAGCGGCCGCCTGCAGGGCTTCGTTGACTTGGTAGTCTTGGAAGATCTTGACGCGTTCGGCGCGTTCGGCTTCTTGTCCCATGCTGGTCCAGACGTCGGTGTAGATCGCGTCGGCATCAGCGACCGCTGGCATCGGGTCGCGAACCTGTTGGATCTGAGCGTCGGGATATTCGCTGCGAATCCGCTCCAGCCACGGCGCGTCGATCTCGTATCCGGCGGGGCAGGCCAAGGTGAAGCGAGCGTCCAGCATCGCGCAGATCAATGCCAGGCTGCGGGCGACGTTGTTGCCGTCGCCGACAAAGACGATGTGTTTGCCCGAACATGTGCCAAACGTCTCGAGGACCGTCAGCATGTCGGCCAAAGCTTGGCACGGATGCGACAAATCGGTCAGCCCGTTGACG from Rosistilla oblonga includes the following:
- a CDS encoding IS4 family transposase, whose protein sequence is MTARKSHSMSSDARTQNLSAAFELLKQWTDIGDADVFEELGPAAVYKTSVVLWLMLFQRLNPKASLRDAVLHFIATAPSELKTNKRLREGSLSTKSSSYSDARHRLSLKAAHWFQERVASSIVNSTAPTWGDRRVFLIDGTTFTLAPVAELQAAYPPASNQYGESVWPIAYVVFAHELSSGAAVPEEIGAMYGPNAVSETRLAQTLMKRLPAKSIIMADAGFGIFSTAYHAHLNGHNFVLRLKKDRFNRIRKRAELIHSTATSKSYRVSWTPSAKERVTNPDLPSDCVIAAMIHELKIGEDILYLVEDIDATPKQLRDLYWKRNDIEVDIRNIKLVIGTEEIRAKSKEMFLKEFALSMVAYNLATQLRRQAAVIAECEPRELSFTGAWSVYRHMLQGIEVSDPGRWIERLGRVLHYASKQKLPNRPGRSYPREAYARRPKTTHFQKRRKKSKPNDPEDPTSK
- the argF gene encoding ornithine carbamoyltransferase — encoded protein: MRHLRTLFDLSPAEVKQILATALTLKTRLAEGDRTPILPGRVLGLLFEKPSLRTRVSFEAGMAQLGGSSLFLGSDVGWNTRETASDFTRVIGQYLDVVVCRAKAHDRVEELAQFNALSVVNGLTDLSHPCQALADMLTVLETFGTCSGKHIVFVGDGNNVARSLALICAMLDARFTLACPAGYEIDAPWLERIRSEYPDAQIQQVRDPMPAVADADAIYTDVWTSMGQEAERAERVKIFQDYQVNEALQAAAPKECQILHCLPAVRGEEITDGVIESPQSAIVQQAGNRMHAQKALLVWLLEPNWIAENVK
- a CDS encoding sigma-54-dependent Fis family transcriptional regulator, whose protein sequence is MPSKTDYFSSHWPSVVRELSCELLRQVAAGEPLATTFYPAISRVLADFRPGAIAIVRQRGMDWGLEPAFAAASDFRIAAVPEVVISSALEAQFIGHDSGWVAAAIASKDRAPSVLVVQLPRAAVDQVDALRPLMIGLAELAALLLQIAGDQAARAAEIQRLTTMLEIAATWQQQRDWSELLESMAEAATQLLDAQRASIFLWDRRRSLLVGRPAMGVEGGQLEVDDSAGIVGAVLGSGTAKRWDASDSESEVNRKPDAQLQFQTTSLVAVPLNNRNGKRMGVFEVINKRDGRFTDQDEQVLKELAVHAAAAIENSQERERLAQNCDKLALAVAENVQVIGESPAIVTLRKTSDRVAKTDLSVLILGENGTGKEVLARSIHLSGARRHEPFIAVNCAAIVETLLESELFGHEKGAFTDAHEARAGKFEIANGGTLFLDEIGDMSLSGQAKLLRALEEKVVVRVGGFTPISTDVRVLAATNQPLAELVRQKRFREDLFFRLNVVTLKLPPLRERGDDILLLAQHFLEDFAHKQGHRVPTLSAAAARALRSHLWPGNIRELRNLIERVSYLCTSDVIQPSDLSFSQSPSEQSDAQRLANKSLNEATRQFQIQHIQSAIQRAGRNMTEAAAMLGLHRSNLYRKMKQLDLETIDD
- a CDS encoding enoyl-ACP reductase FabI, which encodes MDFTGKKGLVLGVANDHSIAWAIAQELLEGGAEVGFTHLPDRPDDERRKNRTRVSKLTDKYPNAKFLEPLDVSNDEQIAGIMAKAKEEFGTIDFLLHSIAFADRADLGRETIETSRDGFKLAMDISVYSLIAVCNAARSILADGASVATMTYFGGEKCVPGYNVMGICKAALEASMRYLAYDLGQQGVRVNALSAGPVRTLAGKAAGVDEMLSLYEHMAPLGRNITHGEVGKTGAFLLSPASQGITGEILHIDGGYHAMGSPGRLLEKIKQQQS
- a CDS encoding CRTAC1 family protein, which codes for MARRNRNSAKMNPRSGAVSKPLLAALAILIVAAVGIWFFTRPRVDVQQTLTQLRTAVGQIENLEVDPAQQTLLAIQPLFPDDPSLQQNLAVNAVSRLRQLAGTIDNVSLDPEVVEAARQQFPAAVSEAQQNIDSFAALAGENAVAAWLHSRLLQVQASQVDPSQATQLAAENVRFLTDTLAEHPDWLTLVGPLTTALDESSDDSLSQSVLPTLIAASEANPRNLYAVMQAISVAVKQRDPAATGLLQRSKQLAEPLVPETSTIAASLGMEPLDVADRVIQAIADDDWQQAGLYTNYWINLHKGTAAYRTDLRLATPHELDFLSFDLSRRLGAQWAAADRETTPPIPIGFDIQSVTETAGTAAKQVAWVDFDIDGTAELAVLDEDGLSILQREDERWQRIATATVPADSQRFVVADLFLVDSSDRNRLRKSRVQTTEVSDARRANQHDTFRSFVVSGPAGVTVLQANPEATDPQQRLREPEKPTNLESISGVTASIACDIDADGDIDLVFGTETEGVQIWINRGNMTFFPVAAHSQLPPSDNPAIDFAFVDFDRDLDLDLLTVLRDGTVGVLENLLHLQFRWQPKDWQSGDGGVATRIAVGDIDGNVSWDPIIAAGDGLQVVFSETSDIGVWKEIGRAKSPLAGAQFVTSEFNNDAWLDLVAWNEAGFAIDSLGFDGVTTSLGEFAIESGAAIRDVSPGDWDGDGRIDLAVASDDGVWIASNTTQGTGNYLRASFKGIDDNASGRVNHYAIGSVLELRYGPYYRAQVITEPISHFGMGTESEAITLRAILPNGVTQSVVQPAANQILYEQQTLKGSCPYLYSWDGEKFAFVTDCLWAAPLGLQVAPGKVVPDRPWEYLKVDGRFVQPRDGFYELRITEELWELAYFDHLQLTAIDHPADVEIFTNEKVGPPSIAEHKIHALDQDCIQPVRSAVDSSGDDVTNLLKHADEDYVQGFREQYCQGLCVPHWIELDLADIDPAAERLSLVLTGWIFPTDTTLNIQIAQNPDLASVVYPVLEVPDGNGGWQTAIPYIGFPGGKTKTIVVDITGKLNPDDRRVRIRTSAQIYWDQAVVAVDPPEVETRQYALNLQSASLGFHGYSAQLPRQSTQPHRYDYEDVATAPKWPPLSGTLTQYGDVLAKLTKWDDDMVVMAAGDEMRLRFPVPDAPIPAGWKRDFVLHCVGWDKDADLHTLAGQTTGPLPFRAMSAYPPPITQVGEAEAAQQRNAATQTRSQRYREFWQRPAVPGL
- a CDS encoding peptidylprolyl isomerase, which gives rise to MKIATFETTKGTIRIELFPEQTPKTVENFETLVGKGFYDGLSFHRVIPDFMIQGGCPQGTGTGGPGYNFEDEFVPELRHDGPGVLSMANAGPNTNGSQFFITHVACPHLDGKHSVFGKVIEGQDVVDSIAQGDKMDKVTVSDE